In a single window of the Anguilla rostrata isolate EN2019 chromosome 4, ASM1855537v3, whole genome shotgun sequence genome:
- the prtfdc1a gene encoding hypoxanthine-guanine phosphoribosyltransferase isoform X2 — protein sequence MAKSDATKTVKRDGRIVIEDDWPGYSLDLFTYPEHYYGDLESVYIPHGVIMDRTERLARNIIDDIGHHDMVVLCVLKGGYQFCADLVEFMKALSHNSSRSLLMRVDFIRLKSYLNDHSTEDLHILGGEDLSVLSGKNVLIVEAIVDTGKTMKALLKHVEAFQPKMVRVAGLLVKRVPNGVGSLPDYVGFEIPNHFVVGYALDYNEYFRDLNHICVISEQGKMKYKI from the exons ATGGCAAAGAGTGATGCAACCAAAACCGTGAAGAGGGACGGAAGGATTGTG ATTGAAGACGACTGGCCTGGCTACAGCTTAGACCTCTTTACGTACCCAGAACACTACTATGGGGATTTAGAAAGCGTCTACATCCCCCATGGCGTCATAATGGACAG GACGGAGCGGTTGGCCAGAAACATCATTGATGACATCGGGCACCACGATATGGTGGTGCTGTGCGTGCTGAAGGGCGGGTACCAGTTCTGTGCTGACCTGGTGGAGTTCATGAAGGCCTTGAGCCACAACTCCAGCAGATCCCTGCTCATGAGGGTCGACTTCATCAGGCTCAAGAGCTACTTA AATGACCATTCCACTGAAGACCTCCACATACTGGGTGGGGAGGATCTCTCTGTCCTGAGTGGGAAG AACGTTTTGATTGTAGAG gctATAGTGGACACTGGAAAGACCATGAAGGCTCTTCTGAAGCACGTTGAGGCCTTCCAGCCAAAGATGGTGAGAGTGGCCGG tttgctGGTGAAGAGGGTGCCCAATGGAGTTGGAAGTCTTCCTGACT ATGTGGGATTTGAGATCCCAAATCATTTCGTCGTTGGTTACGCCTTGGACTACAACGAGTATTTCCGAGACCTCAAT
- the prtfdc1a gene encoding phosphoribosyltransferase domain-containing protein 1 isoform X3 yields the protein MAKSDATKTVKRDGRIVIEDDWPGYSLDLFTYPEHYYGDLESVYIPHGVIMDRTERLARNIIDDIGHHDMVVLCVLKGGYQFCADLVEFMKALSHNSSRSLLMRVDFIRLKSYLNDHSTEDLHILGGEDLSVLSGKAIVDTGKTMKALLKHVEAFQPKMVRVAGLLVKRVPNGVGSLPDYVGFEIPNHFVVGYALDYNEYFRDLNNLSVTNRREQTVCLSS from the exons ATGGCAAAGAGTGATGCAACCAAAACCGTGAAGAGGGACGGAAGGATTGTG ATTGAAGACGACTGGCCTGGCTACAGCTTAGACCTCTTTACGTACCCAGAACACTACTATGGGGATTTAGAAAGCGTCTACATCCCCCATGGCGTCATAATGGACAG GACGGAGCGGTTGGCCAGAAACATCATTGATGACATCGGGCACCACGATATGGTGGTGCTGTGCGTGCTGAAGGGCGGGTACCAGTTCTGTGCTGACCTGGTGGAGTTCATGAAGGCCTTGAGCCACAACTCCAGCAGATCCCTGCTCATGAGGGTCGACTTCATCAGGCTCAAGAGCTACTTA AATGACCATTCCACTGAAGACCTCCACATACTGGGTGGGGAGGATCTCTCTGTCCTGAGTGGGAAG gctATAGTGGACACTGGAAAGACCATGAAGGCTCTTCTGAAGCACGTTGAGGCCTTCCAGCCAAAGATGGTGAGAGTGGCCGG tttgctGGTGAAGAGGGTGCCCAATGGAGTTGGAAGTCTTCCTGACT ATGTGGGATTTGAGATCCCAAATCATTTCGTCGTTGGTTACGCCTTGGACTACAACGAGTATTTCCGAGACCTCAAT
- the prtfdc1a gene encoding hypoxanthine-guanine phosphoribosyltransferase isoform X1 — protein sequence MAKSDATKTVKRDGRIVIEDDWPGYSLDLFTYPEHYYGDLESVYIPHGVIMDRTERLARNIIDDIGHHDMVVLCVLKGGYQFCADLVEFMKALSHNSSRSLLMRVDFIRLKSYLNDHSTEDLHILGGEDLSVLSGKNVLIVEAIVDTGKTMKALLKHVEAFQPKMVRVAGLLVKRVPNGVGSLPDYVGFEIPNHFVVGYALDYNEYFRDLNNLSVTNRREQTVCLSS from the exons ATGGCAAAGAGTGATGCAACCAAAACCGTGAAGAGGGACGGAAGGATTGTG ATTGAAGACGACTGGCCTGGCTACAGCTTAGACCTCTTTACGTACCCAGAACACTACTATGGGGATTTAGAAAGCGTCTACATCCCCCATGGCGTCATAATGGACAG GACGGAGCGGTTGGCCAGAAACATCATTGATGACATCGGGCACCACGATATGGTGGTGCTGTGCGTGCTGAAGGGCGGGTACCAGTTCTGTGCTGACCTGGTGGAGTTCATGAAGGCCTTGAGCCACAACTCCAGCAGATCCCTGCTCATGAGGGTCGACTTCATCAGGCTCAAGAGCTACTTA AATGACCATTCCACTGAAGACCTCCACATACTGGGTGGGGAGGATCTCTCTGTCCTGAGTGGGAAG AACGTTTTGATTGTAGAG gctATAGTGGACACTGGAAAGACCATGAAGGCTCTTCTGAAGCACGTTGAGGCCTTCCAGCCAAAGATGGTGAGAGTGGCCGG tttgctGGTGAAGAGGGTGCCCAATGGAGTTGGAAGTCTTCCTGACT ATGTGGGATTTGAGATCCCAAATCATTTCGTCGTTGGTTACGCCTTGGACTACAACGAGTATTTCCGAGACCTCAAT